The Camelina sativa cultivar DH55 chromosome 16, Cs, whole genome shotgun sequence sequence GCATATACCCGAAGTAGAGGATTCCAGAGACGAGCTTCGTGATCTCGAGCTTAGTGTAGAAGTAAAAGGCGGCATAAAGAAAGAGGTAAACCGCAGAAGAGCCTGATGTTAAGTAAGATCTCCACCACCATTGATAGTCTTCACTACAGAGTTGAAAATAACAGAGGACGACTGTGATCTCTGCGCAGGTGATGATCAAAATGATGAACACGATGAAGAGGAACCCGAAGATGTAGTAGAATTGGTGTAACCATATCGAGGTAAGTATGAAGAAGAGCTCGATGAAGACTGCACCAAATGGGAGAATGCCACCGATCAAAATGGAGAAGATTGGGTTCATGTACCAGGCTTGTATTGGGATCTGCCTTGGAATCTTGTTGGTTTTCACAGGATCTTCGGGTGCAGGTTTCCTAAAACCAATGTAGCCACCGATGAAAACAAGCGGAACAGAGATGCCGAACCAGAGGACTACAAGGGCAAACATTGTACCAAACGGGACAGCACCAGATGACTTTTGTCCCCATATTATGGCATTAAGGACAAAGAAGGCGACAAATATTGTAGCAGGGAACATGATTGCAGTTTTCAGAGCGATCTTCTTCCATTCAGTTCCTCTTAACGTTTTGTAAAGGCGTGAAGACGCGTATCCCGCCAAGAGTCCCATGAAAACCCAAAGCAAAAGCATAGCAGTCATAAGACCACCACGGTTTGAAGGAGATAAAAAGCCAAGACAAGCAAAGATCATGGTGACAAGAATCATTCCAAAGCATTGAACTCCAGTGCCTGCATAGACACAGAGCAACTCCGGGTTTGTTGGCGGTCTGAAAACATCTCCATGTACCAGTTTCCAACCTGTCTCTTCGAGAGCCTCTTCATGAGTTTCTAACTGATTGTAGTTGGAGATATCTCGGTAGAGTGTTCTTAGCATGATCATAGCAACCATACCAGAGAGGAAAAGAACAATCATCATGGAATTAACGATAGAGAACCAATGAATCTGATCATCAGCCATCAAAAGGTAAGTGTCCCACCTCGACGCCCATTTCACCTCACTTTCTTGGAAATCAACGTCATATGTGAAGATAATCTCGTTCCCTTCTTCAACCTCCTGAGGA is a genomic window containing:
- the LOC104752047 gene encoding transmembrane 9 superfamily member 10, translated to MAKVRILIVTLVFFFFLNVNVNGFYLPGVAPQDFQMGDALMVKVNKLTSTKTQLPYSYYSLPYCRPEHIVDSAENLGEVLRGDRIENSPFVFKMRESQMCAAVCRVKLDKKTAKALKEKIADEYRVNMILDNLPLVVPVKRPDQDNVVVYQHGFHVGLKGIFVGKKEEKYFIHNHLTFTVKYHRDIETDSSRIVGFEVKPFSIKHEYEGQWNEKARLTTCDPHTKRAVTNSESPQEVEEGNEIIFTYDVDFQESEVKWASRWDTYLLMADDQIHWFSIVNSMMIVLFLSGMVAMIMLRTLYRDISNYNQLETHEEALEETGWKLVHGDVFRPPTNPELLCVYAGTGVQCFGMILVTMIFACLGFLSPSNRGGLMTAMLLLWVFMGLLAGYASSRLYKTLRGTEWKKIALKTAIMFPATIFVAFFVLNAIIWGQKSSGAVPFGTMFALVVLWFGISVPLVFIGGYIGFRKPAPEDPVKTNKIPRQIPIQAWYMNPIFSILIGGILPFGAVFIELFFILTSIWLHQFYYIFGFLFIVFIILIITCAEITVVLCYFQLCSEDYQWWWRSYLTSGSSAVYLFLYAAFYFYTKLEITKLVSGILYFGYMLIVSYVFFVFTGAIGFYACFWFTRLIYSSVKID